The following proteins are co-located in the Brevibacillus laterosporus DSM 25 genome:
- a CDS encoding ArsR family transcriptional regulator: MYKLEVDYAPVYEFVTSLYYYVNRDRLKIYELGSDWKKEVDKKLQPTFKEALKDKRMEILHRFSLLIHKCPGERTPENFITWFERLSTTEMYDCMRPWVDVIPMDMIDLHEHFVYLFTEWNEQYFKHIDPFILEVLENDANEKRELMQNLDPVDIVEHSTNGIRIESENIQKLLLVPQYHYAPLSVVDYYKGFVTCLYPIELERNSPYISKRTITIFNSLSDENRILILKSLYEKPRTFKELTEITQLAKSNLHYHVSMLRCAGLIRAHHSSERVINYSLRLDQLTTMQDRLLSYIKGSK; encoded by the coding sequence ATGTACAAATTGGAAGTGGACTATGCACCTGTATATGAGTTTGTTACAAGTTTGTATTATTACGTAAATAGGGATCGTTTAAAAATATACGAATTAGGGTCTGATTGGAAGAAAGAGGTAGATAAAAAATTACAGCCTACCTTTAAAGAAGCACTGAAAGATAAACGAATGGAGATTCTTCATCGATTTAGCCTGCTTATACATAAATGTCCTGGAGAACGGACACCTGAGAATTTTATTACGTGGTTTGAACGGCTGTCTACAACTGAAATGTATGATTGTATGCGACCGTGGGTAGATGTCATTCCTATGGATATGATTGATTTACATGAGCATTTTGTGTATCTATTTACCGAATGGAATGAGCAATATTTCAAGCATATAGATCCTTTTATATTGGAAGTTCTTGAAAATGACGCAAATGAAAAAAGGGAATTAATGCAGAATCTGGACCCTGTTGATATTGTGGAACACAGCACAAATGGCATAAGAATTGAATCTGAAAATATTCAAAAGCTTTTGCTTGTTCCTCAATATCATTACGCACCGCTAAGTGTAGTCGATTATTATAAAGGATTCGTAACCTGCCTCTACCCAATAGAGCTAGAAAGGAATTCGCCATACATCTCGAAAAGAACGATTACAATTTTCAATAGTTTGTCGGATGAGAATCGGATTCTTATTTTAAAAAGTCTTTATGAGAAACCTCGAACATTTAAGGAGCTAACCGAAATAACTCAATTAGCAAAAAGCAATCTTCATTATCATGTAAGCATGCTTCGATGCGCAGGACTGATTCGAGCCCACCACTCAAGTGAGAGAGTCATCAATTATAGTCTTCGCTTAGACCAGCTTACGACTATGCAGGATAGATTGCTTTCCTATATAAAGGGGAGTAAATAA
- a CDS encoding anaerobic ribonucleoside triphosphate reductase has protein sequence MLITKRDGRQEIFQLEKLITTITQACLPAMGTVNVALSEEIALYIQEQLKQQLRMHQLTAEQQQHNYINPISTQTIHELIIAHLCEKDHNDISHFFSTYRQQRDRLRLQQSELYNISEAVIGLQDMDLLRENANVNGESFSGKMSKMGSEYAKWHVKQYVLPNELREAIDHNYVYVHDLDQYAIGTTNCIFIPFDRLLAEGFNTGNGSVRTPQSIMTAMALVAIIFQSQQNSQFGGVSANKIDWDLAPYVRKSFVKHMKKGLHYFNEGSDLTLSALSDDHLYMDNEKLKQDFPKSYTYAFEETVSETHQAAESLIHNLNTMSSRAGGQIPFTSLNYGMCTSTEGRLVSHALLQATSNGLGNGETPIFPQHIFQCKTGINQSEGDPNYDLFQKAIECSSKRLYPNFVNVDATFNLIYYREDDPNTIIATMGCRTRSISDRFGRNYSSGKGNLSFNTINLVKLGIEYGICQNQRDQADIAGFYNALQSYMDVAISGLIHRFGIQAKQPAKASDFMMREGVWEGGKDLHPDQEVADLIKHGSLAVGFIGLAECMNALYGKHHGDDTEVYKRALSVISFMRQYCDDMSEKYNLNITLFATPAEGLSGKFTKADQKNYGKLTGITDREYYTNSFHIPVYYSLSAFQKIKLEAPFHELCNAGAITYIELDGNARQNTVAFQQIVQYALKSNVGYFSINHPLDRCPSCGYEGIIGTECPNCGSNEDSVHFQRLRRVTGYITGDYTQRFNSAKQAEVLDRVKHK, from the coding sequence ATGCTTATAACGAAACGCGATGGTCGTCAGGAAATCTTTCAGTTAGAAAAATTAATCACAACAATTACCCAAGCCTGCTTACCTGCAATGGGCACAGTAAACGTGGCACTTAGTGAAGAGATTGCCCTGTATATCCAGGAACAACTTAAACAGCAACTACGTATGCATCAACTCACCGCAGAGCAACAGCAACATAACTACATAAATCCAATATCTACACAGACAATTCACGAGTTAATTATTGCACATTTATGTGAAAAGGATCACAATGATATTTCTCATTTCTTTTCTACCTACCGTCAACAACGTGATCGCCTTCGTTTGCAGCAAAGCGAGCTTTACAACATTAGTGAAGCTGTCATCGGCCTACAAGATATGGATTTACTACGGGAAAACGCGAATGTAAACGGTGAATCATTCAGCGGAAAAATGAGTAAAATGGGCTCTGAATATGCAAAATGGCATGTGAAACAATACGTTTTGCCTAACGAGCTACGTGAAGCAATTGATCATAATTATGTCTATGTACATGATTTAGACCAATATGCAATCGGCACAACCAATTGTATTTTCATTCCTTTTGATCGCCTACTAGCTGAGGGCTTTAATACAGGGAACGGGTCAGTCCGCACCCCACAAAGTATTATGACGGCCATGGCTCTAGTCGCAATTATCTTTCAATCGCAGCAGAACAGCCAATTCGGCGGTGTTTCCGCTAACAAGATTGACTGGGATCTCGCTCCCTATGTTCGGAAATCATTCGTCAAACATATGAAAAAAGGGCTCCATTATTTTAATGAGGGTTCCGATCTTACTCTATCCGCCTTGTCTGATGATCATCTTTATATGGATAACGAAAAACTAAAGCAAGACTTTCCCAAAAGCTATACCTATGCCTTTGAAGAAACAGTTTCAGAAACCCATCAGGCTGCTGAATCTCTTATCCATAATCTAAATACGATGAGCAGTCGAGCCGGGGGACAAATTCCTTTTACTTCTCTTAATTATGGGATGTGTACTTCTACAGAGGGGCGTCTGGTATCACATGCGTTACTACAGGCAACAAGTAATGGCTTAGGAAATGGAGAAACGCCTATTTTCCCACAGCATATTTTTCAATGCAAAACAGGAATTAACCAGTCAGAAGGTGATCCAAACTACGATCTGTTCCAAAAAGCGATTGAATGCTCCAGCAAGCGCCTCTATCCTAACTTTGTCAATGTAGATGCGACCTTCAATCTCATATACTATCGTGAGGATGATCCGAATACGATTATTGCTACAATGGGATGTCGGACAAGATCAATATCAGATCGTTTTGGGCGAAATTATAGTAGCGGAAAGGGAAATCTTTCGTTTAATACGATCAATCTTGTAAAATTGGGTATCGAATATGGGATTTGTCAAAACCAACGCGATCAAGCAGACATAGCCGGCTTCTATAATGCCCTACAAAGCTATATGGATGTAGCTATCAGCGGCTTGATCCATCGCTTTGGTATCCAAGCAAAACAACCAGCCAAAGCATCGGATTTCATGATGCGCGAAGGTGTCTGGGAGGGAGGTAAAGACCTGCATCCCGATCAAGAAGTAGCCGATTTAATTAAGCATGGTAGCCTAGCTGTAGGTTTTATCGGGTTGGCAGAATGCATGAATGCTCTCTATGGCAAACACCACGGGGATGATACTGAAGTATACAAGCGTGCTCTCTCTGTCATTTCATTCATGCGCCAATACTGTGATGACATGAGCGAAAAATATAATCTAAACATTACATTATTCGCTACTCCCGCTGAAGGCTTATCAGGTAAATTTACGAAAGCTGATCAAAAAAACTACGGTAAGCTTACGGGGATTACTGACCGTGAATACTATACCAATTCCTTTCACATTCCCGTCTACTATTCTTTATCAGCTTTTCAAAAAATTAAACTTGAGGCACCTTTTCACGAGCTATGCAACGCTGGGGCGATTACCTATATTGAACTAGATGGAAATGCCCGACAAAATACAGTAGCTTTTCAACAGATTGTTCAGTACGCATTAAAAAGTAATGTAGGATATTTCTCTATTAATCATCCACTGGATCGCTGCCCAAGCTGCGGCTATGAAGGGATTATTGGCACGGAATGTCCGAACTGTGGAAGCAATGAAGACTCCGTTCACTTCCAACGTCTACGCCGCGTAACAGGTTATATTACAGGAGATTATACGCAACGTTTTAATTCTGCAAAACAAGCTGAGGTTCTGGATCGGGTGAAGCATAAGTGA
- a CDS encoding acetamidase/formamidase family protein, with amino-acid sequence MATYTIQPKRSTLHGSFSREATPILTIHSGDTVRFKTLDADWNTGPEQIDGKRIEFCTREHPQDSGHALIGPLYIAEAKAGQSLAIHINELRVGTWGWSEGGGFTSAVNNRLGIEEGEGYGLVWELDAANLIGTSNKGHKIRLHPFMGVLGMPPDESGIHSTIPPRFCGGNIDCKELVPGSTLYLPIPVDGGLLSVGDGHAAQGDGEVSGLAIECPMELVDLTFTVEDQALSFPRAQTPTSKITFGFHKDLHEASMIALEGMIDWMQELYGYERKEALNLASLIVDLRITQLVNDVVGVHAVLENDGLVDIHEKLK; translated from the coding sequence ATGGCTACATATACCATCCAGCCAAAACGTTCGACTCTGCATGGCTCTTTCAGCAGAGAGGCCACCCCTATCCTGACAATTCATTCTGGTGACACTGTTCGATTTAAGACGCTTGATGCAGATTGGAACACAGGCCCTGAACAGATAGACGGAAAACGAATAGAGTTTTGTACTCGCGAACATCCTCAGGATAGCGGACATGCCTTGATTGGTCCCTTGTACATTGCCGAAGCCAAGGCTGGACAAAGCTTAGCGATACATATTAATGAATTGCGCGTAGGCACATGGGGCTGGAGTGAAGGTGGCGGATTTACCAGTGCCGTAAATAACCGTCTAGGGATAGAGGAAGGAGAAGGGTATGGTTTAGTCTGGGAATTAGATGCGGCTAACCTGATAGGAACTAGCAATAAAGGACATAAAATTCGCCTCCACCCTTTTATGGGGGTGTTGGGTATGCCACCAGACGAATCAGGTATTCATTCGACGATTCCTCCTCGCTTCTGTGGTGGCAACATAGATTGTAAAGAGCTAGTACCCGGAAGTACTCTATACTTGCCAATCCCTGTAGATGGTGGGCTTTTATCAGTAGGAGATGGACATGCAGCCCAAGGCGATGGTGAAGTATCTGGCCTTGCCATAGAATGTCCGATGGAGTTGGTTGACCTCACTTTTACAGTAGAAGATCAAGCACTTTCTTTCCCAAGAGCACAAACACCAACTAGTAAAATCACGTTTGGTTTCCATAAGGATTTACACGAAGCCTCTATGATTGCACTGGAGGGTATGATTGATTGGATGCAGGAGCTATATGGCTACGAACGAAAAGAAGCCTTAAATCTAGCCAGCCTTATCGTTGATTTACGCATAACCCAGCTGGTCAACGATGTTGTAGGTGTTCATGCCGTGTTAGAGAATGATGGACTTGTTGATATACATGAAAAATTAAAATGA
- the nrdG gene encoding anaerobic ribonucleoside-triphosphate reductase activating protein, producing MHICEYRRESINEGIGLRAVVFVSGCRHACHGCFNPESWDFSYGQPFTLALQQEVIEEISDNPLLHGLTLCGGDPFFSATACASFITSFRKACPDKTVWAYTGFIFEALLMLDEQRQLLELCDVVIDGKFKAEQKDTSLRFRGSRNQRIIDVRKSLAVGSVIEWTE from the coding sequence ATGCACATCTGCGAATATCGAAGGGAAAGTATTAACGAAGGCATCGGATTGCGAGCGGTCGTGTTTGTGAGCGGCTGCCGTCACGCTTGCCATGGTTGCTTTAATCCTGAATCGTGGGACTTCAGCTACGGACAACCTTTTACACTAGCGCTCCAACAAGAGGTGATTGAGGAGATTTCTGATAATCCATTATTACATGGCCTGACCTTATGTGGAGGAGACCCCTTTTTCTCAGCAACTGCCTGCGCGTCCTTTATCACCAGCTTTCGCAAAGCTTGTCCAGATAAGACGGTCTGGGCATACACTGGGTTTATCTTTGAAGCGTTACTCATGTTAGATGAACAACGTCAGCTATTGGAGTTATGTGATGTCGTTATTGACGGTAAATTTAAAGCTGAACAAAAGGACACCTCCTTGCGCTTTCGCGGAAGTCGTAATCAGCGAATCATTGATGTGAGGAAAAGTCTTGCAGTAGGCTCCGTTATCGAATGGACGGAATAG
- a CDS encoding MDR family MFS transporter, with product MLQAWKEFHPVVKLMLIGSVLLNIGNGMIIPYFAIYLGEHTNLSITQIGFLIGSSSLAAMFGGFLGGTLSDLIGRKKVMMASLILSAIMLIGLTFHPFPSILMLVTIGRGFTMSFFEPCSKALIADLTESGKRLRAFSMKYFCGNLGFAIGPLLGTVLGLQATSTLPFYISCAVFLLYSLVLHLLFAKYKVTSISAQQEKVTFRASMKAMGRDKILFLFLLGGLLATTVHGQFSVTLSQYFYADVKSAITFLGVLWSAHAIVIIILSVPILRLMEKRTSLQSIVIGTSLFCVGIVGFAFSLSFTSFLLSMIIFTIGEIFLIPAEYAIIDEITPDHIRGTYFGAVSFTALGSFIGPGLSGMILSQFNGLAMFLFLALLSLVSIIFYVWGIRLKEQGKSASLHD from the coding sequence ATGCTACAAGCATGGAAGGAGTTCCATCCTGTTGTAAAGCTTATGTTAATTGGGTCAGTATTACTGAACATTGGAAATGGAATGATAATACCTTATTTTGCTATTTATTTAGGGGAACATACTAATCTTTCCATTACCCAAATCGGTTTTTTGATAGGTTCTAGTTCATTGGCAGCGATGTTCGGTGGATTTTTAGGAGGAACTTTATCTGATTTAATCGGAAGGAAAAAGGTCATGATGGCATCCTTGATTCTCTCAGCTATCATGTTAATTGGATTAACATTCCACCCATTTCCTAGCATACTGATGCTAGTGACAATAGGTAGAGGTTTTACGATGTCGTTTTTTGAGCCTTGTTCTAAGGCATTAATAGCTGACCTTACGGAAAGTGGGAAGAGGCTTCGCGCCTTTTCAATGAAATATTTTTGCGGAAATTTGGGATTTGCTATTGGTCCCTTATTAGGCACAGTTCTGGGCTTACAAGCAACTAGTACGCTTCCATTCTATATTTCTTGTGCTGTATTTTTACTCTACAGCCTTGTATTACATCTTTTATTTGCAAAATATAAGGTTACATCCATTTCTGCACAACAAGAGAAGGTGACCTTCCGAGCATCGATGAAAGCAATGGGGAGAGATAAAATATTGTTCTTATTCCTACTAGGCGGATTGTTAGCGACAACCGTGCATGGTCAATTTTCTGTGACTCTTTCTCAATATTTTTACGCAGATGTAAAGAGTGCCATTACATTCTTAGGGGTGCTATGGTCTGCTCATGCGATTGTTATCATTATCCTAAGCGTCCCTATCCTGCGCCTCATGGAAAAAAGGACCTCCTTGCAATCCATTGTGATCGGGACTTCATTATTTTGTGTCGGCATCGTTGGCTTTGCTTTCTCGCTGAGCTTTACGTCGTTTTTACTTTCAATGATTATTTTTACTATAGGTGAAATTTTTTTGATACCTGCTGAATATGCAATCATTGATGAAATTACTCCGGATCATATTCGAGGAACTTATTTTGGAGCAGTTAGCTTTACTGCACTAGGTTCATTTATCGGTCCAGGCTTATCAGGGATGATTTTGTCACAGTTTAATGGACTTGCTATGTTCCTATTTCTAGCTCTTTTATCTCTTGTTAGTATTATCTTTTATGTCTGGGGAATTCGCTTAAAAGAACAAGGTAAGTCTGCCTCTCTTCATGACTAA
- a CDS encoding cation:proton antiporter — protein sequence MLVFQLAIILLASKIAGDISVKLGQPSVLGKLLIGIVLGPTVLGVVTNTDILQELSQIGVILLMFIAGLETDTEEFKRTGKASTFVGIAGIIFPFACGYLVGIYLQLSVIESIFLGLLLSATSVSISVQTLKEMGKLKSREGTTILGAAVIDDVLVIIALAFVMSFAGGDINLGEVVLKKVAFFVVAILLAWKVVPWVLNKFAPLRVSEAVISAGLIICFVYAYVAEYAGVAGIIGAYIAGVAISLTKHKHEVFEKVETISYSIFVPVFFTSIGVTAQFMGITQNIWLILGLSVVAILTKLIGSAIGARLAGFKWRSSLGVGAAMVSRGEVALIIAAMGLESNLLSSDMFAVIVVVVLITTIVTPMMMKVFLSNPKGNKQNA from the coding sequence ATGCTTGTTTTTCAATTAGCAATCATCTTACTAGCTTCAAAGATTGCTGGAGATATCAGTGTTAAATTAGGTCAGCCTTCCGTATTAGGAAAGCTCCTTATTGGTATTGTATTAGGGCCTACTGTGCTTGGGGTAGTAACGAATACAGACATTCTTCAGGAATTGAGTCAAATCGGTGTTATCTTATTGATGTTTATTGCAGGACTTGAAACCGATACGGAGGAATTCAAACGTACTGGTAAGGCTTCAACATTTGTAGGTATTGCGGGAATTATTTTTCCGTTCGCATGTGGCTATCTAGTGGGTATTTATCTACAACTATCTGTAATTGAGTCTATTTTCCTTGGTTTGTTACTTTCTGCAACTAGCGTAAGTATTTCTGTTCAAACATTGAAAGAAATGGGGAAATTAAAATCACGTGAAGGAACAACAATTCTAGGGGCTGCTGTTATTGATGATGTCCTTGTAATTATTGCCTTGGCTTTTGTTATGAGCTTTGCAGGTGGGGACATCAATCTAGGAGAAGTGGTCTTGAAAAAGGTAGCTTTCTTTGTAGTAGCTATTCTTTTAGCATGGAAGGTGGTTCCATGGGTTTTAAATAAATTTGCCCCGCTTCGTGTTTCAGAGGCAGTGATTTCAGCAGGTCTCATCATTTGTTTTGTGTATGCTTACGTAGCTGAGTATGCAGGTGTTGCTGGTATCATTGGTGCTTATATCGCAGGTGTTGCTATAAGTCTAACGAAACATAAGCATGAAGTGTTTGAAAAGGTAGAAACGATCAGTTACTCTATTTTCGTGCCTGTGTTTTTTACGTCGATTGGAGTAACGGCTCAATTTATGGGAATCACACAGAACATCTGGTTAATCCTTGGTTTGAGTGTGGTAGCGATCCTAACAAAGCTCATCGGTTCTGCGATCGGAGCAAGATTAGCAGGATTTAAGTGGAGAAGCTCCCTTGGTGTTGGTGCAGCCATGGTATCACGCGGGGAAGTAGCACTTATCATCGCGGCAATGGGTCTTGAATCCAACCTGTTAAGTAGTGATATGTTTGCGGTTATTGTAGTTGTAGTATTGATTACGACAATTGTGACACCAATGATGATGAAGGTGTTTTTGAGTAATCCTAAAGGGAACAAACAAAATGCTTAA